A region of Solanum dulcamara chromosome 7, daSolDulc1.2, whole genome shotgun sequence DNA encodes the following proteins:
- the LOC129896274 gene encoding putative oxidoreductase TDA3: protein MLLSPTLPFSSISVPTKFPHLKYPSLFLIRSSSSPSMFTTPQPKKVAVCGGGVIGVCTAYFLSKNGAAVTLIEQSSVACAASGKAGGFLALDWCDGGPLASLARASFNLHRSLAQELNGSESYGYRPLTTLSVSITESSSSSSSNRIGPVPSWVDGPAKSPRTIGSTDSTAQVHPQLFTKTLLSKAMEDYGVELVIGKAERVEMADGKTRGVVLDDGREIGADAVVLALGPWSKRFSVLGSIFRVYGIKAHSIVLEPKEVDRITPHALFLTYYPAQGGKPMDPEIYPRPTGEVYICGMSAQAEVPDDPEQITPVPESINVLKRVATSVSSHLVEGEAAVKAEQACILPCSEDDVPIIGEVPGIKGCYVATGHSCWGILNGPATGAAMSELILDGHASIVDLSRFNPARFASALKK from the exons ATGTTATTGTCCCCTACACTTCCATTTTCATCCATTTCAGTCCCCACAAAATTCCCACACCTAAAATACCCATCACTCTTCCTAATACGATCCTCATCCTCGCCGTCAATGTTCACTACTCCACAACCTAAAAAGGTAGCAGTCTGCGGCGGTGGAGTCATCGGAGTTTGCACCGCCTATTTCCTATCCAAAAACGGCGCCGCCGTAACTCTAATCGAACAATCCTCCGTCGCCTGCGCCGCTTCCGGTAAAGCCGGTGGTTTCCTCGCTCTAGATTGGTGCGACGGTGGTCCCCTCGCGTCTCTCGCACGCGCCAGCTTCAATCTTCACCGCTCACTCGCTCAAGAGCTTAATGGATCAGAATCCTACGGTTATCGTCCACTCACTACCCTAAGTGTTTCCATCACCGaatcatcatcttcttcatcgTCGAATCGAATTGGGCCGGTTCCGTCTTGGGTCGATGGCCCAGCTAAAAGCCCACGAACAATTGGGTCAACTGACAGTACGGCCCAAGTCCATCCACAACTGTTTACGAAAACGCTACTGTCCAAAGCAATGGAGGATTATGGAGTTGAGCTGGTGATTGGTAAAGCAGAGAGAGTGGAAATGGCGGACGGGAAAACGAGAGGAGTGGTACTGGATGATGGTAGAGAGATTGGTGCTGATGCAGTTGTGTTGGCACTTGGGCCTTGGAGTAAGAGATTTTCTGTTTTGGGCTCGATTTTCAGGGTTTATGGAATTAAAGCCCATAGTATAGTACTAGAACCCAAAGAAGTCGATAGGATCACGCCACATGCACTCTTTCTCACTTATTATCCGGCCCAAGGTGGAAAGCCCATGGACCCCGAAATTTATCCTCGTCCAACAG GAGAAGTTTATATATGTGGAATGTCAGCTCAGGCAGAGGTTCCAGATGATCCAGAGCAGATAACTCCAGTTCCTGAATCAATAAACGTGCTTAAGAGAGTTGCTACTAGTGTGTCAAGCCATTTAGTTGAAGGAGAAGCGGCTGTGAAGGCTGAACAAGCGTGCATCTTACCTTGCAGTGAAGATGATGTGCCAATTATCGGCGAAGTTCCTGGTATAAAAGGCTGTTATGTGGCAACTGGACATAGCTGTTGGGGAATACTCAATGGTCCTGCCACTGGTGCAGCTATGTCCGAACTCATTCTGGATGGACATGCTAGCATAGTTGATCTTAGTCGATTTAACCCCGCAAGATTTGCTAGTGCTCTGAAGAAGTAA